Proteins encoded together in one Miscanthus floridulus cultivar M001 chromosome 16, ASM1932011v1, whole genome shotgun sequence window:
- the LOC136511618 gene encoding uncharacterized protein produces the protein MADPELEAIRQRRMQELMAQRGGANQQNAGQQKAQEDAKQEAEERRQMMLAQILSSEARERLSRIALVKPDKARGVEDVLLRAAQTGGISEKVSEERLISLLEQINTQTSKQTKVTIQRRRSVLDDDD, from the exons ATG GCTGACCCAGAGTTGGAAGCTATCAGGCAGAGGAGGATGCAAGAACTAATGGCACAGCGTGGTGGG GCAAATCAGCAGAATGCGGGCCAACAAAAAGCTCAGGAAGATGCGAAACA GGAAGCTGAGGAGCGCCGACAGATGATGCTTGCTCAGATATTATCTTCTGAAGCCAGAGAAAGGC TCTCCCGCATAGCTTTGGTCAAACCTGACAAAGCAAGAGGGGTGGAGGATGTTCTGCTGAGAGCTGCTCAAACTGGTGGAATATCTGAAAAG GTGTCTGAAGAAAGGCTTATCTCCCTTCTGGAGCAAATTAACACCCAGACAAGCAAACAAACCAAAGTTACG ATTCAGAGGCGTCGAAGTGTCCTTGACGACGATGATTAG
- the LOC136511617 gene encoding uncharacterized protein, which translates to MENGEETFASPTAAAADFEFFTNGGDGTPKLHDAADEIEALRAAKRDLEEKLDAVGHENRFLSSESRRLEVLVSQAREEVAAAEQAAATNGSEVVTLRAEVERLQGLLAAEKASHEEEMRRGAGLGDQLQTGYQEKAALEEEIETLKGSVAADGKGGEEEECDSVAARAGTPKDEGVVPHVLVAAAAAGAAATAAIAVVLLNLKR; encoded by the coding sequence ATGGAGAACGGCGAGGAGACGTTCGcctcccccaccgccgccgccgcggacttTGAGTTCTTCACCAACGGCGGGGACGGCACGCCCAAGCTCCACGACGCGGCGGACGAGATCGAGGCCCTCCGCGCGGCGAAGCGCGACCTGGAGGAGAAGCTCGATGCCGTGGGCCACGAGAACCGGTTCCTATCCTCCGAGTCCCGCCGCCTCGAGGTCCTCGTGTCCCAGGCCCGCGAGGAGGTCGCCGCCGCCGAGCAAGCCGCCGCCACCAACGGGAGCGAGGTCGTCACGCTCCGTGCCGAGGTCGAGCGCCTCCAGGGCCTCCTCGCCGCGGAGAAGGCTAGCCATGAGGAGGAGATGCGCAGGGGCGCAGGGCTCGGGGACCAGCTGCAGACCGGGTACCAGGAGAAGGCCGCCCTCGAGGAGGAGATCGAGACCCTGAAGGGTTCCGTCGCTGCCGATGGCAAGGGCGGGGAGGAGGAGGAATGTGATTCGGTTGCTGCCAGGGCCGGGACGCCTAAGGATGAGGGCGTGGTGCCTCACGTACTGGTGGCTGCCGCGGCTGCTGGAGCAGCTGCCACGGCTGCCATCGCAGTGGTCTTGCTCAACCTCAAGAGGTAA